The Bacteroides ovatus genomic interval AGGAATCGAAGTGGGATTGGCAAAGAAACTGACTCTCGACATATCCGGTAACTACAATCCGTGGAAGTTTGGTGACGACCGTCAAATCAAACATTGGCTCGTTCAGCCGGAATTACGCTATTGGCTCTGCGAACGTTTCAACGGAAGTTTCTTCGGTTTGCACGGACATTACGGAGAAATGAATGTCAGCAATCTGAATATATTCGGAATGGGACATGACCGTTACGACGGCAATCTGTACGGAGCCGGTATTTCCTACGGATATCAATGGATCATAAGCAAACGATGGAGTATGGAAGCTACCATCGGAGTGGGATACGCCCGTCTGGAATATGACAAGTATGCTCGTGGTGACGGAGGTGAAAAGTTGGGACATAACACCCGCAATTATTTCGGTCCGACCAAAATCGGTCTTAGTTTCATTTATGTCATCAAATAATCGAACTCTCTAAAACTTACAATGATGAAAAGAAAACTTATTTATCTATTTATAGCTTTTGCAGCCGCCATCCTACCGGCTCATGCACAAAAATTCCTGAACGATGCGCTCACTCTCTCGAACGTATCTTTATGGCAACAAGGTAACTCTCTCTATGTCAGCATGACCTTCGACATGAAGAATCTGACAATAGGTTCCGCCCGAAGTTTAAGCCTTATTCCCCTGCTGACGGACGGACAGCATAATGTACCCTTGCAAGAAATCATCGTCAATGGTAAAAGACGCGAAAAAGCATAT includes:
- a CDS encoding DUF3575 domain-containing protein, which produces MRTIKILLAAGFLLVFGTSIHAQVQRNETYLPKFAIKTNALYWATSTPNLGIEVGLAKKLTLDISGNYNPWKFGDDRQIKHWLVQPELRYWLCERFNGSFFGLHGHYGEMNVSNLNIFGMGHDRYDGNLYGAGISYGYQWIISKRWSMEATIGVGYARLEYDKYARGDGGEKLGHNTRNYFGPTKIGLSFIYVIK